In the Drosophila takahashii strain IR98-3 E-12201 chromosome 3R, DtakHiC1v2, whole genome shotgun sequence genome, one interval contains:
- the LOC108060184 gene encoding uncharacterized protein, whose translation MSITVLSILFVCLSSALATTPKLLVPQHYCDNHFKYSILNNGSYVGIFSAPRTDSAVANLNLNWQATFEIQGRRGMFVGPLQAYPSREEAALNIMNGEPPQVWVQFVDITSELPKLVSLNLNGVELCSSAPYGLPKTRVTVKHHMFITTKQRRINPTTEVTQPLYQERPQTYGKYLQI comes from the exons ATGTCTATTACTGTGCTGTCTATACTGTTCGTATGCCTGAGCTCTGCTTTGGCTACTACTCCTAAATTACTGGTTCCCCAACACTATTGTGATAACCACTTTAAATACTCAATACTCAATAACGGTTCTTATGTGGGCATTTTCTCGGCCCCTAGGACAGACTCAGCAgttgcaaatttaaatttaaactggcAGGCGACATTCGAAATACAAGGAAGACGTGGT aTGTTTGTAGGCCCTTTGCAAGCCTATCCAAGCAGGGAGGAAGCCGCCCTAAATATTATGAACGGTGAGCCTCCACAGGTTTGGGTGCAGTTCGTCGACATCACCTCTGAGCTGCCCAAGTTGGTATCTTTAAATCTAAACGGAGTAGAGCTGTGTTCCAGTGCACCAT ACGGTTTACCCAAGACCAGAGTTACAGTGAAGCACCATATGTTCATTACCACAAAACAGAGACGCATTAACCCTACTACGGAGGTGACTCAGCCACTATATCAAGAAAGACCCCAAActtatggaaaatatttgcaaatttaa